One window of the Montipora foliosa isolate CH-2021 chromosome 4, ASM3666993v2, whole genome shotgun sequence genome contains the following:
- the LOC137999228 gene encoding uncharacterized protein: MILASFIVFMLFHAIAVRGEMYPISVFKDVAQVDDNPDNFVEPPEYKGFLASYQGDPADKNEIDWMKDNIVDRYGFQKDPKMDAWIKQPNFKDDLGTDEFVTTANRVKSFFDKHSDWDTTKNLGPFRTENSCLKLLYITAARYLLVTHVLYTESDRKVVPCDRDDDNFIENPDSVCYPTPYGGATCTSDYDVGLIGKDAGYVIEKFNNYFQSSKGFGKPSEIVFDTNVYAFTLEYAMPDLFAGLPTDFSSGVEQKENTIYYRMQELASAYYKVFKYNDKFFQTMKVGAESAIKDAETESKDKLKLWLNTFKKMNAEAPMKLGGLSQQTFRTDHNREYGKYVKGMSEKGGYNPAFLDDLAKALIYAAEAYHTRGAIRHVVGVTQMKVKVKLSTEDLWVSMIENWGDTNKEYHHCEGKPVEECLLKSSKYMWRMFDAMKRIWERLPPNETVGLVQFDAKDFSNPEYAADKWLEHRKKGEREIPKDTEDVRKFFDQFGCDPPQFGKPFSSACISKMNDKVNAYNLVLAGLVKDDSVLPGGSGRVKGFAELCIFVALFNFCVHYWH; the protein is encoded by the exons ATGATTTTGGCCAGTTTCATCGTTTTCATGTTGTTTCATGCAATAGCG GTTCGCGGCGAGATGTACCCGATATCAGTCTTCAAGGACGTGGCCCAGGTGGACGACAACCCAGACAACTTCGTTGAACCTCCGGAATATAAGGG ATTTCTAGCGTCATACCAAGGTGACCCCGCAGATAAAAACGAAATTGACTGGATGAAAGATAATATTGTGGACCGCTACGGATTTCAAAAAGACCCCAAAATGGACGCATGGATCAAGCAACCTAATTTCAAAGACGATCTTGGGACCGATGAGTTTGTCACCACTGCAAATCGAGTAAAGAGCTTCTTTGACAAGCACAGCGACTGGGATACAACAAAAAATCTCGGCCCATTCCGCACAGAGAACAGCTGCCTGAAACTCCTCTACATCACAGCCGCTAGATACCTGTTGGTGACACACGTTCTTTACACAGAAAGTGACCGAAAGGTTGTTCCTTGTGACAGAGATGATGACAACTTTATAGAGAACCCTGATTCCGTGTGCTATCCTACACCTTATGGGGGTGCCACTTGTACCTCGGACTACGATGTGGGGCTGATTGGAAAAGATGCTGGTTATGTGATAGAGAAGTTCAACAACTATTTTCAAAGTTCCAAAGGATTTGGGAAACCGTCAGAAATTGTGTTTGACACCAATGTCTACGCTTTCACGCTTGAATACGCCATGCCAGATTTGTTTGCCGGCCTTCCAACTGACTTTTCCAGTGGCGTGGAGCAGAAAGAAAACACGATATACTATAGGATGCAGGAGTTGGCCAGTGCTTACTACAAGGTTTTCAAGTACAACGACAAATTctttcaaacaatgaaagttGGAGCCGAGTCCGCTATAAAAGATGCCGAGACTGAATCCAAGGataagctgaaactttggctgAACACCTTCAAGAAAATGAATGCTGAAGCACCAATGAAACTTGGAGGCCTGTCGCAGCAAACGTTTAGAACAGACCATAACAGAGAGTACGGGAAGTACGTCAAAGGGATGTCAGAAAAGGGCGGTTATAACCCAGCCTTTCTTG ATGATCTCGCCAAGGCTCTGATCTACGCGGCGGAAGCTTATCACACCCGTGGTGCTATACGCCATGTTGTGGGAGTCACGCAAATGAAAGTAAAGGTAAAGCTGTCCACTGAAGACCTGTGGGTGTCCATGATTGAAAACTGGGGCGACACTAACAAAGAGTACCACCACTGCGAGGGGAAACCTGTAGAGGAGTGCCTACTGAAGAGTAGCAAGTACATGTGGAGAATGTTTGATGCCATGAAACGTATCTGGGAACGCCTTCCACCCAATGAAACAGTCGGATTGGTGCAGTTCGATGCAAAAGACTTCTCGAATCCTGAGTACGCGGCGGATAAGTGGCTGGAACACAGAAAGAAAGGAGAGAGGGAGATCCCCAAAGACACAGAAGATGTCCGAAAGTTTTTTGACCAATTTGGCTGCGATCCTCCACAGTTTGGAAAGCCATTCTCCTCGGCTTGCATATCGAAGATGAACGACAAAGTCAACGCCTACAATTTGGTACTGGCTGGCCTCGTGAAAGACGATTCTGTATTACCAGGTGGAAGTGGACGAGTCAAGG GGTTTGCCGAGTTGTGTATCTTCGTGGCATTGTTTAACTTTTGTGTCCATTATTGGCATTAA